In Argiope bruennichi chromosome 4, qqArgBrue1.1, whole genome shotgun sequence, a single window of DNA contains:
- the LOC129966830 gene encoding B-cell receptor-associated protein 31-like isoform X1 has translation MNLKFKSWDFFEKNYKMTIQWTLIASFLYLELFIIILLILPFISARIWKYILLFHLWEAIGEKANTYFMVFLMVLVLFLLDSVREMVKYTGKHPHDYEAELQMNMKLYRSQRNYYIAGMALFFSLVIRRLAMLILAEYDLISKIEEAMKKALKATEDLEKIMREDKLEEQKNPSSGKFIEEIKGLENLLEIKANELKSSEQNLEVLKMRSTEISEKCKEILEEIGKLKAKTES, from the exons ATGAATCTCAAATTCAAATCCTGG gatttttttgagaaaaattacaaaatgacgATACAGTGGACACtcattgcatcatttttatacttagaactttttataattatcttgcTGATATTGCCATTCATATCTGCTAGAAt ATGGAAATATATCCTCCTTTTCCATTTATGGGAAGCTATTGGAGAAAAAGCAAATAcctattttatggtatttttaatgGTCTTGGTGTTATTCCTCTTAG attCAGTTCGTGAAATGGTGAAATATACTGGTAAGCATCCACATGACTATGAAGCAGAACTGCAGATGAATATGAAGCTGTATCGATCACAAAGAAACTACTATATTGCTGGAATGGCTCTTTTTTTTAGcct TGTTATCCGAAGATTGGCAATGCTTATTTTGGCAGAATATGATCTTATTTCCAAAATTGAAGAAGCAATGAAAAAAGCTCTAAAAGCTACAGAAGATCTTGAGAAAATAATGAGAGAAGATAAA TTAGAAGAACAAAAAAATCCTTCGAGtggaaaatttattgaagaaattaagGGATTGGAAAATCTGTTAGAGATCAAAGCTAATg AACTGAAATCATCTGAACAGAatcttgaagttttaaaaatgagaagtacagagatttcagaaaaatgtaaagaaatattggAGGAAATCGGTAAACTCAAAg CTAAGACTGAAAGTTAA
- the LOC129966830 gene encoding B-cell receptor-associated protein 31-like isoform X2 — protein MTIQWTLIASFLYLELFIIILLILPFISARIWKYILLFHLWEAIGEKANTYFMVFLMVLVLFLLDSVREMVKYTGKHPHDYEAELQMNMKLYRSQRNYYIAGMALFFSLVIRRLAMLILAEYDLISKIEEAMKKALKATEDLEKIMREDKLEEQKNPSSGKFIEEIKGLENLLEIKANELKSSEQNLEVLKMRSTEISEKCKEILEEIGKLKAKTES, from the exons atgacgATACAGTGGACACtcattgcatcatttttatacttagaactttttataattatcttgcTGATATTGCCATTCATATCTGCTAGAAt ATGGAAATATATCCTCCTTTTCCATTTATGGGAAGCTATTGGAGAAAAAGCAAATAcctattttatggtatttttaatgGTCTTGGTGTTATTCCTCTTAG attCAGTTCGTGAAATGGTGAAATATACTGGTAAGCATCCACATGACTATGAAGCAGAACTGCAGATGAATATGAAGCTGTATCGATCACAAAGAAACTACTATATTGCTGGAATGGCTCTTTTTTTTAGcct TGTTATCCGAAGATTGGCAATGCTTATTTTGGCAGAATATGATCTTATTTCCAAAATTGAAGAAGCAATGAAAAAAGCTCTAAAAGCTACAGAAGATCTTGAGAAAATAATGAGAGAAGATAAA TTAGAAGAACAAAAAAATCCTTCGAGtggaaaatttattgaagaaattaagGGATTGGAAAATCTGTTAGAGATCAAAGCTAATg AACTGAAATCATCTGAACAGAatcttgaagttttaaaaatgagaagtacagagatttcagaaaaatgtaaagaaatattggAGGAAATCGGTAAACTCAAAg CTAAGACTGAAAGTTAA
- the LOC129966830 gene encoding B-cell receptor-associated protein 29-like isoform X3, translating into MSTGFSVPDSVREMVKYTGKHPHDYEAELQMNMKLYRSQRNYYIAGMALFFSLVIRRLAMLILAEYDLISKIEEAMKKALKATEDLEKIMREDKLEEQKNPSSGKFIEEIKGLENLLEIKANELKSSEQNLEVLKMRSTEISEKCKEILEEIGKLKAKTES; encoded by the exons ATGTCGACTGGATTTTCTGTACCAG attCAGTTCGTGAAATGGTGAAATATACTGGTAAGCATCCACATGACTATGAAGCAGAACTGCAGATGAATATGAAGCTGTATCGATCACAAAGAAACTACTATATTGCTGGAATGGCTCTTTTTTTTAGcct TGTTATCCGAAGATTGGCAATGCTTATTTTGGCAGAATATGATCTTATTTCCAAAATTGAAGAAGCAATGAAAAAAGCTCTAAAAGCTACAGAAGATCTTGAGAAAATAATGAGAGAAGATAAA TTAGAAGAACAAAAAAATCCTTCGAGtggaaaatttattgaagaaattaagGGATTGGAAAATCTGTTAGAGATCAAAGCTAATg AACTGAAATCATCTGAACAGAatcttgaagttttaaaaatgagaagtacagagatttcagaaaaatgtaaagaaatattggAGGAAATCGGTAAACTCAAAg CTAAGACTGAAAGTTAA